The Deinococcus sonorensis KR-87 genome includes a window with the following:
- a CDS encoding DinB family protein, with the protein MTQAPDPPPLLGPSPEALELLLDQGSAFVPPGRALDGLSAEDACRPVGGSPHTVAELVAHLRFWQQYTLALGRGEPAAPPAQAADGWPSVDPDGWDALRASFLDGLEDVKRLAREADLTRLVRGRDTLGHELTLHALHNAVHLGQVILLRRMLGAWPPPGGGDTW; encoded by the coding sequence ATGACGCAGGCACCTGACCCACCGCCGCTGCTCGGCCCCTCGCCAGAAGCGCTGGAACTGCTGCTGGACCAGGGCAGCGCCTTCGTGCCGCCGGGCCGGGCGCTGGACGGGCTGAGCGCGGAGGACGCCTGCCGCCCCGTGGGCGGGTCCCCGCATACGGTGGCCGAACTGGTGGCGCACCTGCGCTTCTGGCAGCAGTACACGCTGGCACTCGGCCGGGGCGAACCGGCCGCCCCACCGGCTCAGGCCGCCGACGGCTGGCCCAGCGTGGATCCGGACGGCTGGGACGCGCTCAGGGCGTCCTTTCTGGACGGGCTGGAGGACGTGAAGCGGCTGGCCCGCGAGGCGGACCTCACGCGGCTGGTGCGCGGGCGCGACACGCTGGGCCACGAGCTGACGCTTCACGCCCTCCACAATGCCGTGCACCTGGGGCAGGTGATCCTGCTGCGCCGGATGCTCGGCGCGTGGCCACCACCCGGAGGGGGCGACACCTGGTGA